In Syngnathus acus chromosome 21, fSynAcu1.2, whole genome shotgun sequence, one genomic interval encodes:
- the gjb8 gene encoding gap junction protein beta 8, producing the protein MSWGALYAQLGGVNKHSTSLGKIWLSVLFIFRITILVLAAESVWGDEQSDFTCNTQQPGCKNVCYDYFFPVSHIRLWCLQLIFVSTPALLVAMHVAYRKRGDKRSILASNGTEKPSDVDLETLKRRRLPITGTLWWTYTCSLFFRLVFEGGFMYALYFVYDGFRMPRLVKCEQWPCPNKVDCFISRPTEKTIFTIFMVASSSICMVLNVAELGYLVGKALMRCSGRRPNSRLSYNHKESVTRDNTALQNKKNELLLSTPTSDSSIRKTVC; encoded by the coding sequence ATGTCGTGGGGCGCCCTGTACGCCCAGCTGGGCGGCGTCAACAAGCACTCCACCAGCCTGGGCAAGATCTGGCTGTCGGTGCTCTTCATCTTCCGCATCACCATCCTGGTGCTGGCCGCCGAGAGCGTGTGGGGCGACGAGCAGTCCGACTTCACGTGCAACACGCAGCAGCCCGGCTGCAAGAACGTGTGCTACGACTACTTCTTTCCCGTGTCACACATCCGCTTGTGGTGCCTCCAGCTCATCTTTGTGTCCACACCGGCGTTGCTAGTGGCCATGCACGTGGCCTACCGCAAGCGTGGCGACAAGCGCTCCATACTGGCGTCCAACGGCACCGAGAAGCCCAGCGACGTGGACCTGGAGACACTCAAGCGACGCCGGCTTCCCATCACCGGCACCCTTTGGTGGACGTACACCTGCAGCCTCTTCTTTCGCCTGGTCTTCGAGGGCGGCTTCATGTACGCGCTCTACTTCGTCTACGACGGCTTCCGGATGCCGCGGCTGGTCAAATGCGAGCAGTGGCCCTGCCCCAATAAAGTGGACTGCTTCATCTCGCGGCCCACCGAGAAGACCATCTTCACTATCTTCATGGTGGCCTCCTCCAGCATCTGCATGGTGCTCAACGTGGCCGAGCTGGGCTACCTGGTGGGCAAGGCGCTGATGCGCTGCTCCGGCCGCCGTCCAAACAGTAGATTGTCGTATAACCACAAGGAATCGGTGACGCGGGACAACACCGCCTTGCAGAACAAGAAGAACGAGCTGCTGCTCTCTACCCCCACCTCCGACTCCTCCATACGCAAGACTGTGTGCTGA